Proteins encoded by one window of Mercenaria mercenaria strain notata chromosome 4, MADL_Memer_1, whole genome shotgun sequence:
- the LOC123552117 gene encoding protein unc-93 homolog A-like, producing MDIKTTGKEYRNTFVLSGAFTAIFTAYLAIQNLQSSLNQEQGLGIISLSCMYACIIISGILAPAIIHVFGEKKILVISFICHVIYVGTNFYPTFATLVPSSVLLGLTAGPMWTSQSVYLADMACSYADRTSKDGHAVLSKFNGIFFAMFETTQITGNLISSLVLQQGSYESSSSANETTVKFCGSEDCPMAVNGTKIDEPDRHIVFILLGIFLICDVFGVFLTACFLPPMNKLASKQKVNLLKSLASCGKGLTDLNLVFLLPLIMFMAMEQAILWTDYTKAFISCPLGIQKLGFVMATYGGSTTVFALVFARVSKYTGRYILFALAGLVNLGILITLYIWIPSSEDVFLIFLIPVIWGVAEGIWQIQSNALVALLFPEKKDSAFANYHTWKAIGFTLTFIYGNLLCVSTKLIIAISLLMVSMILYFIVEIRVKQSKSSNEKETEEGNNLDPDSNTSYD from the exons ATGGATATAAAAACGACAGGGAAAgaatacagaaatacatttgtGTTGTCAGGAGCCTTTACAGCAATATTTACTGCATACCTTGCAATACAAAATCTTCAAAGTAGTTTGAATCAAGAGCAAGGCCTTGGAATAATCTCCTTGTCATGTATGTACGCTTGTATAATCATCTCTGGCATCCTCGCACCTGCCATCATTCATGTTTTTGGGGAGAAAAAAATTCTCGTAATCTCGTTCATATGTCACGTAATCTATGTAGGAACTAATTTTTATCCAACCTTTGCGACGTTAGTGCCGTCATCAGTATTGTTAGGCCTCACGGCTGGACCAATGTGGACGTCTCAAAGTGTATATCTGGCTGATATGGCATGTTCCTACGCAGACAGAACTTCGAAAGATGGTCATGCTGTTCTTAGTAAATTTAATGgaattttctttgcaatgtttgAAACCACGCAAATAACGGGAAACCTGATTTCATCTCTAGTTCTTCAACAGGGCAGCTACGAAAGTAGTTCCTCAGCCAATGAAACAACTGTAAAGTTTTGTGGTAGTGAAGATTGTCCAATGGCGGTCAATGGCACAAAAATTGATGAACCCGACCGTCATATTGTGTTTATCCTTTTAGGTATATTTTTGATATGTGATGTTTTTGGTGTTTTTCTTACTGCCTGTTTCTTGCCGCCGATGAATAAACTTGCATCGAAACAGAAAGTGAATCTATTGAAATCTTTAGCGTCATGTGGAAAGGGTCTTACAGATTTAAACCTTGTATTTCTGTTACCCTTAATAATGTTTATGGCGATGGAGCAAGCAATTCTGTGGACTGATTATACAAAG GCATTCATCAGCTGTCCATTAGGAATTCAGAAGCTTGGATTCGTCATGGCAACCTATGGTGGCTCCACGACAGTCTTCGCACTCGTATTTGCTCGAGTCTCAAAATATACCGGACGATACATTTTATTTGCTCTAGCTGGCCTGGTCAACCTTGGTATTTTGATAACGTTATATATTTGGATACCAAGTTCTGAGGACGTTTTTCTCATATTCTTGATACCAGTTATTTGGGGCGTGGCTGAAGGAATATGGCAAATACAGTCAAATG CCTTGGTTGCACTGCTATTCCCGGAAAAGAAAGACTCCGCCTTCGCCAACTACCATACCTGGAAAGCGATTggttttacattgacatttatTTATGGAAACCTGCTCTGTGTGTCAACAAAATTGATAATCGCCATAAGTTTACTGATGGTGTcgatgattttatattttattgtagaaaTTAGAGTTAAACAAAGTAAATCTAGTAATGAAAAAGAGACAGAAGAAGGAAACAATTTAGATCCAGACAGCAATACTTCATATGATTGA